The following coding sequences are from one Nicotiana tabacum cultivar K326 chromosome 1, ASM71507v2, whole genome shotgun sequence window:
- the LOC142162669 gene encoding uncharacterized protein LOC142162669: protein MWDEFESIIPFSGRDCERSRQFVVFLHQQKLMKFLIGLNETYAPQRSQILMRHPTPTLDQAYSMIIQEESQRMSYRSATQNGILGGVPLGIDISALVTVKASNMRPSRNTILICDYCKMKGHTRDTCYKLNGYPPGFKSNNNKKRETQNNSGPTTYNVNGGDEFQNARNGYDMQNVSIVPTVQAFTPEQFQQILKLLSKEPQPEEVANMASISLTEQSCWIIDSGASNHMES from the coding sequence ATGTGGGatgaatttgagtcaattatcCCTTTTTCTGGTCGTGACTGTGAGAGGTCCAGACAATTTGTTGTGTTCTTACACCAACAGAAACTTATGAAGTTTCTAATAGGACTAAATGAAACTTATGCACCACAAAGAAGTCAAATACTGATGAGGCATCCAACACCAACACTTGATCAAGCATACTCTATGATTATTCAAGAGGAAAGTCAGAGAATGAGTTATAGATCTGCCACACAGAATGGGATTCTAGGTGGTGTACCTTTAGGTATAGACATCAGTGCACTTGTAACTGTCAAGGCTTCTAACATGAGACCTAGTAGGAACACTATATTGATATGTGACTACTGCAAGATGAAAGGACATACAAGGGATACCTGCTATAAGCTGAATGGATATCCACCAGGTTTTAAGTCCAACAACAATAAGAAGAGAGAAACACAAAACAATAGTGGACCTACGACATATAATGTAAATGGTGGGGATGAGTTTCAAAATGCACGAAATGGATATGATATGCAAAATGTTTCAATTGTTCCAACTGTGCAGGCCTTCACTCCAGAACAGTTTCAGCAGATTCTCAAGCTCTTAAGTAAAGAACCTCAGCCAGAAGAAGTTGCTAACATGGCAAGTATATCACTAACTGAACAAAGCTGTTGGATTAT